The Leptospiraceae bacterium genomic interval GTTGAACCTTGTTCATATTCTAATTCTATTAGTTCAGAAAGCCCAGAACTCCATTGAATGGTCCACGTAGATCGTGACCAATAATGGAAAAGAATTTGTCCTTTGTTTGGTTTGCAATTCTTAGATTGTCAGCCGTTTCTAGTAATGTTGCATTGCTATTTTCTAAATCAATTCTTTGTTGTTTTATAATTCGATCTTGCTGGAAGCGTCTAATAGAGTTATTCCACATGATAATTGTTAAGAACATTCCTATTCCAATGAAAGTAAAACCGTTCGCACGATTCGACAATAGTATGTCTGGATTATTTTGGGATAAAGATAAAGCAAAGAAAAATAATAAATAGGCAATGATAAAAATTGGAAAGGAGATAATTGGCTTAATTAGCACGGTCATCGGAATTAAAATACAAATGAGTAAGAAGGGGGTAATGGCAGATGTTACAAGCTGATCTAGCACAGTAATGGAAACACCGAAAACAATTGCCATAAAAAAAACAGAATAAAGTAAGAACTGTATTACCTCTTTCCTGAAATTATTGTTTCGTTTGTGGTAATTAAAAATAGATCCGATTGCGATAAAAAAAATCATTAGGAATAGATGCGAGAGGATAATTCCTATTCGCCAAAGGTATTCAATTTCTTTATTCGGGTCAAGATTAAGATAGAAAAGAATGATATGAAATAAATTTACAGGAATCCAAAAAATGGACATTACAGAAATATATTGAACGTTGCGATCAAATACTTCATTTGCTATAATGCTTTCATTTAGCTCGGATTTCTTAAAAAAAGTAAACCATTTCATCTTGAATATTTAGATAAAACTCCTTCACACACTCCACAGTATCGAAGCAGTGGCATTTAGAAACAAATTTCTTGTCAATGCTGTCTTATTTTTCAAAAACAGGATTGTATTCAATTCGATAAAGATTTTTTTTAGACAGGATTCACAAGATTTACAGGATGGATAATCTCGAAACCCAATTTAGCTTATGTCTGTCGCAAATGATATAGCGAATTAGTTCACCTTAGGTTCCCGAAATGCAATGCTCAGCTAAGTACTGGATTTGAATTGATATACACCTTGCCTTTTATATCAGCAGATTTAGTTTAGACAGGAAAATGCTAATTAGCTCCCAAAATAGATTTATTATTAGACTTTTATTTATAACAAGTCTCTTACTTTTTTACGTCTCCGCCATATTTGCCAATGATATGGAGAACGAAAAGAAATCTTCTAAACAAATACTTAGACTTACATGGGAAAATGATGTCTTCTTGTTAACAGATCGTGAATATACAAATGGAATTCGAATGGAATATGGTGTATATAAAAAATGGTATACTCCTTCTAGCTTTGCTCTAAATGGATTAACATCAATTATCCCCTATCTAGCCAATCCAAGTTATCACTACTCAGGAATTTCTGGACTCCAAACCTTACAGACTCCAACGAATCTAAGCCGCTCTGATATTGTTTATGGAGAAAGACCCTATAGTAGTTTGGGGCTAGCAGCAAGCAGTTCCACTGTTTGGTGGAGCAAAAGTTCTTTAGGATTGGAATTTGGTTTAGGCAAGATTGGTTCTGATGTGCAAGGCAAAAGCATTCAAACAATCATTCATAAACTTATACAGGCACCGATTCCGCAAGGCTGGAATAGTCAGATTCCAAATCGAAATGGTTTTCAGATTAATATGGATCATAAGTATTTTTGGAAGAAAGAAATTGGGTGGCAAACAGGTGTTAAACTCGGAACCTTTGATACATCACTCACAATCGGTCCTGTGTTTCGATGGGGAAAAATTTCTAGTCCTGTCTCTCATGGAACTTTATTAAATGATTCAAGTCCGATTTATCCTACGGAAGAATCGGAAATGTATTTTTGGATAAGACCACAGGTTAAATATCAATCGTTAAACACAACCTTGCAAGGCACAGGGAAGGGGCTTCCAGATTCAAGTAATCTAAATGAGTTAAGCAACTTGGTTTCTCAAACACAGCCGAACTCGTTAATCGGAAGTCCGTTGTATTCCCAAGTCAATGAAGATAGAGATGCAAATTCTATGACAAGATTTTTAGTCTATGAAGAATTATTACACCAAGAAACTTCTAAGGGATTGAATTATTTAATCTTCAATTCTGTTTTTAATGGAGGAGCTCCCATTGATTCAGGTGCGAAATCATTGATTCTTTATGATATATCAAATCACAATTTGAACCGAGCAGATTACCAATTCTTGGATTATTTTATTCTTGATACTCTATCAAGAAGTGAAACTAAAACACAAAATATTTTCTCTAAATACATTGCCTATCAATATCTATTTCGAAATGAACCGGATAATAAAAATAGCCTCGCGTTGGCTTCTGCATTACTAATAAACGAAAAGATGGAAATCAAAGATATGGAGTAGAACTAAAACATTTACAAGGAAAAATAGCAACAGGGTTTTTGTATAATAATTCAGATTGGTATTTTCAAATTGCAGCAGAAGTCTCAACTTTAGAATACAAAGCGGCTAATTCTGTATTGCCGTATTATCGCTACGCAAGTTTACAAATGGGAAAGAAGTTTTAGTTAAACGCGTTATAACTTTATTTAGAAGTAGCAACTTTGTATCAAGGGCAAGTAAACTGAAAATTCTTTGAGCCATATATTGTTTCCCATGCTGTTTTCTTTTCACTGTGAAAAACCCATTGAATTTCTTTTGCGTCAACTCTAGACTTGAGGCCATCTATGATTTGCCCCACCTTAGCAATATAGTCAGCACTATAATCCCTTGTATTAAGCATTATATTGGTAGCATAGAAATTTCCTTTCGCATAGGTTCCATTTTTAATTCCGTCGGAAATTCTAGTAATTGTTGCAATATGGTCTGCTGCAGTCGAGGTAGATGTAACTACGTTTTCACATCCACCGCCTATAAAAGTTAAGTTCTTAGATGGATCATGTGTGTAAAATTCGGATTTGGATTTTGGTTTCCAGGCACCGTATGTTTTGTCATCTGCTGTATGATTTGAACTGCCTGCTAAAACTAATGTAGTAAATTTTTTGGAATAACTCGTATTAACCCTTCCTGTTAAACTGTTCTGCATTGTTTCCCAGTCAGTTGCATTTCCAGCGGTAGCATTGTATGTAAATCCTCCAATATTGTCTGAAGGAGTTACTCCTAATAGAGTTATACGATATGCTACATCCGCATAATTCTCATTAGACTCATGTGCGTGCGCATCAACCTCGAAACCTTTATCTTCTTTGATATATCTAAGAAGATTTTTATTATTTGTATTGCTCATAACGCTTGCAGTATCATAGAGCTTTATTGCGTTTAAAAATCGCCAATCGGATTCGTAATTTAATTTTGCACCTTTAGAATAGATTGTATCTACCATAGACTTTGTCAGACTACGATAGGTGGAGTAAATTGTGCCTGGCACTGTGTCGTATATTGGATCTGGAATGCCCTCTTCACTATGAGTCGTAATGCTTACATATAAATAAGGATTTGTAGTAGTCGTTGTTGTCGTTGCCTTAGTTGAAAGTAAACCATAGACTACCAATAATTTATTCCCATTATCTTGATTTGTTTTCGCACAATTAAAAAGAAGAATACTTAGAAGGAATTGTCCAAGAACAAAGTAGCCGTTAACTTTTATAAGTGAATAAAAGTTAGATTTAAAAATTACACGAAGTATCAAAAACAAGTTTTTCATAGATACCTTTTTTAATATTTAAAAAATCGGATTCAACTAATTTATAATTATTGGAATTAAAAAAGTAGAAAAAAATTTAACTCCTTTTATTCTAAAGATAACCTATAATAAAAATAAATGTAATCCTGACTCGTGTGTCAAATTAGACTTTGTTCTTGCAAGCATTTCCCGATTTACTTTTCTAATTTGAAAAAATCTGCAATTAACTCATAAGAATGAATCTTTGCATCGTTGTCATAAACATAAGAGGCTACCATGAGTTCATCGACTTGAGTCTCATCTAAAAAGGATTCTAGATTTTTCTTGATTGTTTCTGGGCTTCCGATAAAACTATATTTCATCATTTGTAAGACAGTTTGTTTTTCGAACTCTTTCCAGGCAGTATCCATGTTTGCAATCGGAGGCTGAAGCGGTTTACGCTCATTAGTCACAATTCCCAATGCTAATCGATAAAAAGAACTCGCCAGAAATTTTGCTTCTTCGTCTGTATCGGCTGCTATTATATTTATACAGGCTAAGCTGTAAGGTTTTTGCAGTTGATCGGAAATCGTAAATCGCTGACGATATAATCTGAGAGCTTCGTGCAAATGAGTAGGAGCAAAATGACTCGCAAAGGCAAATGGCAAACCTAACATTCCAGCTAATTGTGCGCTATATGTGCTAGAGCCCAAAAGCCAAATAGGAACTTGTGTTCCTTCTCCGGGTATAGCGCGAACTTTTTGATTTTCTCCTCTTGGAGCAAGATAGGATTGTAATTCCATTACATCCTGTGGAAATCCATCTACAGAAGATTCTAAATTTCTACGAAGTGCAAAAGAAGTTTTTTGATCTGTGCCGGGAGCCCTTCCTAAACCAAGATCAATTCTTCCCGGGTATAAAGACTCCAATGTTCCAAATTGCTCTGCAATTACAAGGGGCGCGTGGTTAGGCAACATTACCCCACCGGACCCAACTCGAATTCGAGAAGTATTGCCTGCAATGTATCCAATCAAAACAGAAGTAGCAGAGCTTGCAATATTTTCCATATTATGATGCTCAGCAAACCAGTAGCGGTTAAAACCGAGTTGCTCCACACGCCTTGCCACTGCTAAACTTTTTTTAAAAGAATCTGTTGGTTTATCACCTTCTACAATTGTTGCAAGGTCAAGCACACTAACTGGAATTTCATTTAATTGTTTTTTCATTTTTTAAATACTCTTTCCTTAAGAGCGGCTAATAGTTCGTTTACGAGTTCATACTCTTAGTAAGCCTCGAAAGCCGCGAGCGGCATAATAAGATTCTGCGCCGTTATGATAGACGAATACTGTATTGTAACGACGATCGCAGAAGAGAGCACCACCGAGTTTTCTAATCTCAGAAGGTGTTTTTATCCAACTAGATGTTTTTAAATCGAAATTTCCTAGTTTTTGTAATTCGCGGTATTCTTCTTCTGTTAAAATTGCAATCCCCATTGCATCAGCCATATCAGTGGCGTTATTCTTTGGTTTATTTTCTTTTCTTGACTCAAGAGCTTCGCGGTCATAACATACACTTCTACGGTCTTTAGGACTTTCCGCTGAACAATCATAAAAAATGTATTCTTCTGTTTTTTTATCGTAACTGACAACATCGGGTTCACCGCCGGTTCTTTCCATTTCGTTTAGTGACCACAGCTTATCCGTATTAGCCTCTAATTTAGATTGGATTTTATTCCATTCCAAATTGGCAGTGTTGGCGTTTCGTTTCTTATTTTTTTCAAAACGGGTTTTTAATATATTGAGTAAATCTTCTTGTTGTTTCGGCGATAATTTCTTTGTATTACTCTTTAGCTTGTTCATACTTTTCCTATATGCTATTTCTTTACTAGTGCGTCAAGCCCATAATCGCCAAAATTTTCTATATAGGAATTTCTTTCTCACTTCTTTTTAATTCGAGTCTTTAATACTTTTACAATGGACTTATAGGATTCGATGGTAATGGGATCGGCTGAGTTTTTAATAGCGATTTCATATTCAGCAATTGCTTTTGCGTTTTCCGGTGGTTCCATTTCAGTATAAACATTTCCGATTACCGAATGGTAGTAAGCTTTGTCATAAGAACTTGTTGAATAAGAAATGGCACGCTCATAAATTTTAACAATCTCATTTAAATCTAAATCGTTTTTTGTGCGCATACTATTTGCGAGCGTATTACAATAACTAGCCTTATTGTAAGGATTAGAAGTTGATTCAATCGCCTTCTCGATGTAATCCACTCCTTTATTAAAATCTTCTTGTTTGAATTCTCTATAGGTATTAAAATAAAAATTCCCTAAAATGGAATAAATATAGGATTGTGTTTCTGAATCAGGTGTTAACTCTAATGCCTTGCTTTGATACTGTATAAATTTTTCTTCTGTATTATAATACAAATTTGCAAGGGAAGTATAATAATTTGCCTTATCTGTGTCATTCTCTGATATTTCAATCGCTTTCAAAAGATATTTTTCTGCTTCCGGATAATTGGGATAATCCTTAGCTGCGTAGAGATTTGCTAGATAAGAGTAATAGAGCGATTTATTGTAATTACTCTCTGTTGATTCAATTGCCTTTAAATAGTATTTTTTTACGTTTGCTCGATTGGTTGGTTTAATATAACTATGAACATTGGCTAACGCTGCATAATAATACCATTTATTCTTAGATAGAGCCACTGATTTTTTTAAATAGAAAATTGCTTTAGTTAAATCCTCATATACATAAGAGTTCAGATAAAGAATAGAGATTTGATTGTAAATATCAGCTTGTTTTTCTTTGTCTTTTTCTGTTTGAAGTTGAACGAGCAATCTCTTTCTCTCAATCTCTGGATTATTCGTATTAGCCGGAGTCTGTGCTATGTTTGACTTTTTTCTTTTCGTAAGCTTTGTGTGATTGTATTTGGAGAAAACTTTTGTGGTTTTCTTGTCTTTACTCTTTACCCTGGGTCTCGCTTCTAGTATGCCAAACATTACAAAAATGAGTAGAGCACTGATGAATTTATAAATCATATTTTCCCCTTTTCCTCTTACGAGCAAAGCAATCTATTAAACAAACTTATTTTTACAAGAAATAAATGATTTAATATCGGAGACATAACAAAGAAAATAAGAGGTAAAATCAAAACTACTCTAAGGATAACTCGGATTTAAGGATAGGTGTGTGTTGTCGACACAATAACCTTAACAGAGCTATGAACTGAATTTGATCTGCCTTTGAATTTAATCACAGCCAAATCGAACCAAAATCGAACCCAAATCGAAGGCAGACCGAAGGCAGGAAGCAAATAGGCAAGACAAACCACATCTTTTATCAGTGTTCATCCGTGTCCATCGGTGATAATCTTTAAATCATCCCCGTTTTTAAAAATATCCTCCACTTTTATTGAATAAGATTGCAAGGAAAATGACCGATTCTAATAGTAGATTGTAATTATTGGTATAGTATGAAAATTAAAAACCTTATTCTTCCCGCATCCTTTTTCGTGGCGTTTCTTAACCTGTTCTTCTCAGTGGTGACTATTTTTATTAGTTTTGTTTCCTATCAGAATTCGGAACGGATACTGAATTCGGAAATTCCGCTTTTTAATAGTGCCTGGGCAATTCTATTAGAAGATACTAAGATTACGGACAATGCAATTTTCTTTTCTTA includes:
- a CDS encoding LLM class flavin-dependent oxidoreductase, translated to MKKQLNEIPVSVLDLATIVEGDKPTDSFKKSLAVARRVEQLGFNRYWFAEHHNMENIASSATSVLIGYIAGNTSRIRVGSGGVMLPNHAPLVIAEQFGTLESLYPGRIDLGLGRAPGTDQKTSFALRRNLESSVDGFPQDVMELQSYLAPRGENQKVRAIPGEGTQVPIWLLGSSTYSAQLAGMLGLPFAFASHFAPTHLHEALRLYRQRFTISDQLQKPYSLACINIIAADTDEEAKFLASSFYRLALGIVTNERKPLQPPIANMDTAWKEFEKQTVLQMMKYSFIGSPETIKKNLESFLDETQVDELMVASYVYDNDAKIHSYELIADFFKLEK
- a CDS encoding lipid A deacylase LpxR family protein; its protein translation is MLISSQNRFIIRLLFITSLLLFYVSAIFANDMENEKKSSKQILRLTWENDVFLLTDREYTNGIRMEYGVYKKWYTPSSFALNGLTSIIPYLANPSYHYSGISGLQTLQTPTNLSRSDIVYGERPYSSLGLAASSSTVWWSKSSLGLEFGLGKIGSDVQGKSIQTIIHKLIQAPIPQGWNSQIPNRNGFQINMDHKYFWKKEIGWQTGVKLGTFDTSLTIGPVFRWGKISSPVSHGTLLNDSSPIYPTEESEMYFWIRPQVKYQSLNTTLQGTGKGLPDSSNLNELSNLVSQTQPNSLIGSPLYSQVNEDRDANSMTRFLVYEELLHQETSKGLNYLIFNSVFNGGAPIDSGAKSLILYDISNHNLNRADYQFLDYFILDTLSRSETKTQNIFSKYIAYQYLFRNEPDNKNSLALASALLINEKMEIKDME
- a CDS encoding DUF4256 domain-containing protein — its product is MNKLKSNTKKLSPKQQEDLLNILKTRFEKNKKRNANTANLEWNKIQSKLEANTDKLWSLNEMERTGGEPDVVSYDKKTEEYIFYDCSAESPKDRRSVCYDREALESRKENKPKNNATDMADAMGIAILTEEEYRELQKLGNFDLKTSSWIKTPSEIRKLGGALFCDRRYNTVFVYHNGAESYYAARGFRGLLRV